One Actinospica robiniae DSM 44927 genomic region harbors:
- a CDS encoding hemolysin family protein, whose protein sequence is MTASQVWLLVGALAAVAVAGLAAALDAALARVSPVRAAEMVEQGVPGAARLERITADPARYFNLVLLARVVGELAAAVLVTMVCVRQWGLTWYAGAIATAVMAVVSYVVVGVAPRTLGRQHAPRVALAGSSLLLLLSRLLNPLIRALIVLGNALTPGRGFREGPFATEAELRALVDIAEQHSEIEADERRMVHSVFELGDTLVREVMVPRTDMIFIERGKTLRQALTLALRSGFSRIPVVGENTDDVLGIVYLKDLAGRVHEHHAGESTEVVESVMRPATYVPDSKHADELLRDMQAQRIHLAVVIDEYGGTAGLVTIEDILEEIVGEITDEYDQGREAVQWLGEPGDLPAGARVTARLGLDQLGELFHRDLEDVDVETVGGLLAKALGKVPIPGASVAVDGLSLVAESAEGRRRRVGTILVRELPEEPAD, encoded by the coding sequence GTGACCGCCTCCCAGGTGTGGCTGCTGGTCGGCGCGCTGGCCGCGGTGGCCGTGGCCGGACTCGCCGCAGCCCTCGACGCCGCGCTGGCCCGCGTCTCGCCGGTGCGCGCCGCGGAGATGGTCGAGCAGGGAGTGCCGGGGGCGGCGCGGCTGGAGCGGATCACCGCCGACCCGGCCCGCTACTTCAACCTGGTGCTGCTGGCGCGGGTGGTCGGCGAGCTCGCGGCCGCGGTTCTGGTGACCATGGTCTGCGTGCGCCAGTGGGGACTGACCTGGTACGCCGGGGCGATCGCCACCGCGGTGATGGCCGTGGTCTCGTACGTGGTCGTGGGCGTGGCCCCGCGTACCCTGGGCCGCCAGCACGCGCCGCGCGTGGCGCTGGCCGGCTCGAGCCTGCTGCTCCTGCTCAGCCGGCTGCTCAACCCGCTCATCCGGGCCCTGATCGTGCTCGGCAACGCGCTCACCCCGGGCCGCGGCTTCCGCGAGGGCCCGTTCGCGACCGAGGCCGAGCTGCGCGCGCTGGTGGACATCGCCGAGCAGCACAGCGAGATCGAGGCGGACGAGCGGCGGATGGTGCACTCCGTCTTCGAGCTCGGCGACACCCTGGTGCGCGAGGTGATGGTGCCGCGCACCGACATGATCTTCATCGAGCGTGGCAAGACCCTGCGTCAGGCGCTGACGCTGGCGCTGCGCAGCGGGTTCTCCCGGATCCCGGTGGTGGGCGAGAACACCGACGACGTGCTCGGCATCGTCTACCTCAAGGATCTGGCCGGCCGGGTGCACGAGCACCACGCCGGCGAGAGCACCGAGGTGGTCGAGTCGGTGATGCGGCCGGCCACCTACGTGCCCGACTCCAAGCACGCGGACGAACTGCTGCGCGACATGCAGGCGCAGCGCATCCACCTGGCCGTCGTGATCGACGAGTACGGCGGCACGGCCGGCCTGGTGACCATCGAGGACATCCTCGAGGAGATCGTGGGCGAGATCACCGACGAGTACGACCAGGGCCGCGAGGCGGTGCAGTGGCTCGGCGAACCGGGCGACCTGCCGGCCGGCGCCCGGGTCACCGCGCGGCTCGGCCTGGACCAGCTCGGCGAGCTCTTCCACCGGGACCTCGAGGACGTGGACGTGGAGACGGTCGGCGGTCTGTTGGCGAAGGCGCTGGGCAAGGTGCCGATCCCCGGCGCCTCGGTCGCCGTGGACGGGCTCTCCCTGGTGGCCGAGTCGGCCGAGGGCCGGCGCCGCCGGGTCGGCACGATCCTGGTGCGCGAGCTGCCCGAGGAGCCGGCCGACTGA
- the ybeY gene encoding rRNA maturation RNase YbeY: MSIDINNESGIEADEASIVALARFVLGEMGIHPLAELSILLVDVGAMEQLHIQWMDEPGPTDVLSFPMDELRPARAEDDNEPTPGLLGDIVLCPEVAEKQAAAAGHSTGAELELLTTHGILHLLGYDHAEPEEHEEMFGLQRDLLGAWAEQRGGAAR; this comes from the coding sequence ATGTCCATCGACATCAACAACGAGTCCGGGATCGAGGCCGACGAGGCCTCGATCGTCGCGCTGGCCCGCTTCGTCCTGGGCGAGATGGGCATCCACCCGCTGGCGGAGCTCTCCATCCTGCTCGTGGACGTCGGCGCGATGGAGCAGCTGCACATCCAGTGGATGGACGAGCCCGGCCCCACCGACGTGCTCTCCTTCCCCATGGACGAGCTGCGCCCGGCCCGGGCCGAGGACGACAACGAGCCCACCCCGGGCCTGCTCGGGGACATCGTGCTGTGCCCCGAGGTGGCGGAGAAGCAGGCCGCCGCGGCCGGCCACTCCACCGGCGCCGAGCTCGAGCTGCTCACCACGCACGGCATCCTGCACCTGCTCGGCTACGACCACGCCGAGCCGGAGGAGCACGAGGAGATGTTCGGGCTGCAGCGGGACCTGCTCGGCGCCTGGGCCGAACAGCGCGGGGGCGCCGCGAGGTGA
- a CDS encoding PhoH family protein → MSEQQTTIKITIPAALPMVAVLGHGDGILRVIEKQLPAVDIHARGNEITVTGPREDAELVRSLFDELLIVLGNGAVLTEDSVRRSITLLQAAGRGEESLRPAEVLTQNILSNRGRTIRPKTVNQKRYVDAIDKNTIVFGLGPAGTGKTYLAMAKAVQALQSKEITRIILTRPAVEAGERLGFLPGTLYEKIDPYLRPLYDALHDMIDPDSIPKLMAAGTIEVAPLAYMRGRTLNDAFIILDEAQNTSAEQMKMFLTRLGFGSKVVVTGDTTQVDLPSGVQSGLRVVQEILEGLDDIAFCRLTSTDVVRHRLVGEIVDAYGRYDARQQANGPARQPGSSRRVG, encoded by the coding sequence ATGTCCGAGCAGCAGACCACGATCAAGATCACCATTCCGGCGGCACTTCCGATGGTCGCGGTTCTCGGGCACGGGGACGGGATCCTGCGCGTCATCGAGAAGCAGCTGCCCGCGGTGGACATCCACGCCCGCGGCAACGAGATCACCGTGACCGGCCCGCGCGAGGACGCGGAGCTCGTCCGCTCGCTCTTCGACGAACTGCTGATCGTGCTGGGCAACGGGGCCGTGCTCACCGAGGACTCGGTGCGCCGCTCGATCACCCTGCTCCAGGCCGCCGGGCGCGGGGAGGAGAGCCTGCGGCCGGCCGAGGTGCTCACCCAGAACATCCTGTCGAACCGGGGCCGCACCATCCGGCCCAAGACGGTCAACCAGAAGCGCTACGTGGACGCGATCGACAAGAACACGATCGTGTTCGGGCTCGGCCCGGCCGGCACCGGCAAGACCTACCTGGCCATGGCCAAGGCGGTGCAGGCGCTGCAGAGCAAGGAGATCACCCGGATCATCCTGACCCGGCCGGCGGTGGAGGCGGGCGAGCGGCTCGGCTTCCTGCCCGGGACGCTCTACGAGAAGATCGACCCGTATCTGCGGCCGCTCTACGACGCGCTGCACGACATGATCGACCCGGACTCGATCCCCAAGCTGATGGCCGCGGGCACCATCGAGGTCGCTCCGCTGGCCTATATGCGCGGCCGCACGCTCAACGACGCCTTCATCATCCTGGACGAGGCGCAGAACACCTCGGCCGAGCAGATGAAGATGTTCCTCACCCGCCTCGGCTTCGGCTCCAAGGTGGTGGTCACCGGTGACACCACCCAGGTGGACCTGCCCAGCGGGGTGCAGTCCGGCCTGCGCGTGGTCCAGGAGATCCTCGAAGGCCTGGACGATATCGCCTTCTGCCGCCTGACCAGCACCGACGTGGTCCGCCACCGCCTGGTCGGGGAGATCGTGGACGCCTACGGGCGCTACGACGCCCGCCAGCAGGCGAACGGTCCGGCGCGGCAGCCGGGCTCCTCCCGCCGCGTGGGATGA
- a CDS encoding HIT domain-containing protein: MTASSETPGADTTFEPGCIFCSIVRGTIPATVVRQTERTLAFRDIAPQAPAHLLVVPKTHAYANAAELAAGDPGLAAELLREAGELAKAEGLVEDGYRMVFNTGDYAGQTVFHVHLHVLGGDALGRFGTPD; this comes from the coding sequence ATCACCGCATCGAGCGAAACTCCGGGCGCTGATACAACCTTCGAGCCCGGTTGTATTTTCTGCTCGATCGTGCGCGGAACGATCCCGGCCACGGTGGTCCGCCAGACCGAGCGCACGCTGGCCTTCCGCGACATCGCGCCGCAGGCGCCGGCGCACCTGCTGGTCGTCCCGAAGACGCACGCCTACGCCAACGCCGCCGAGCTGGCCGCGGGCGACCCGGGCCTGGCGGCCGAGCTGCTGCGCGAGGCGGGCGAGCTGGCCAAGGCCGAGGGACTGGTCGAGGACGGGTACCGGATGGTCTTCAACACCGGGGACTACGCAGGTCAGACCGTCTTCCACGTCCATCTTCACGTGCTCGGCGGGGACGCGCTCGGCCGGTTCGGCACACCCGACTGA
- a CDS encoding 16S rRNA (uracil(1498)-N(3))-methyltransferase yields MTVPVFHASRELLAGSSTVRLDGPEGRHAALVRRLQPRERIDLTDGAGLVAECVILQSDGYALDLEVQELRMHPAPRPRLTVVQGLAKGERGETAVETMTEIGVDVIVPWSAGRSIAQWKGERGAKSLAKWRSTAREAAKQARRCWWPEVTEPASTARVAKLLAGASVPIVLHEEAELPLAGIELPGGSDEVVLVVGPEGGITPEELMQFAQAGAAPYRMGPTVLRTSTAGTAAAAVLLARSGRWD; encoded by the coding sequence ATGACTGTCCCCGTCTTCCACGCCTCCCGCGAGCTGCTGGCCGGCTCGTCCACCGTCCGGCTGGACGGACCCGAGGGCCGGCACGCCGCACTGGTGCGCCGGCTGCAGCCGCGCGAGCGGATCGATCTGACCGACGGCGCCGGCCTGGTGGCCGAGTGCGTCATCCTGCAGTCCGACGGCTACGCGCTCGACCTCGAGGTGCAGGAGCTGCGCATGCACCCGGCGCCGCGCCCCCGGCTGACGGTGGTGCAGGGGCTGGCCAAGGGCGAGCGCGGTGAGACGGCCGTGGAGACGATGACCGAGATCGGCGTGGACGTGATCGTGCCGTGGTCGGCCGGCCGCTCGATCGCCCAGTGGAAGGGCGAGCGCGGCGCCAAGTCGCTGGCGAAGTGGCGCAGCACCGCCCGCGAGGCGGCCAAGCAGGCGCGCCGCTGCTGGTGGCCGGAGGTGACCGAGCCCGCGTCCACGGCCAGAGTGGCCAAGCTGCTGGCCGGCGCGAGCGTGCCGATCGTGCTGCACGAGGAGGCCGAGCTGCCGCTGGCCGGGATCGAGCTGCCCGGCGGCTCGGACGAGGTGGTGCTGGTGGTCGGCCCGGAGGGCGGGATCACGCCGGAGGAGCTGATGCAGTTCGCTCAGGCGGGGGCCGCGCCCTACCGGATGGGACCGACCGTGCTGCGCACCTCCACCGCGGGCACGGCCGCCGCGGCGGTGCTGCTCGCCCGATCCGGGCGCTGGGACTAG
- the dnaJ gene encoding molecular chaperone DnaJ, which translates to MATDYYAVLGVRQDATQDEIKKAYRRLARELHPDVNPDPATQERFKEIGLAYEVLSDPQKRQLYDLGMDPSKGGVSGAGGFGPGFAFSDMIDAFFGGGGQRGPRSRVQRGQDALIRVEISLQDAAFGTQRDLQVDTAVVCPTCSGDGAAPGTVPITCDMCRGRGEVGQVNRSFLGPVMTSRPCPQCQGYGTIVPTPCVECAGDGRVRTRRTLTVKIPPGVDNGTQIKLAGEGEVGPGAGPAGNLYIEIVEEPHEIFQRRGDDLHCTVTMPMTAASLGTKLPLQTLDGQVELDIRPGSQSGQSITMRGRGIQHLRGTSRGDLVVHIEVQTPKNLDPQQEELLRKLAVLRGEERPSGTFAPGQQGLFSRLKDALNNR; encoded by the coding sequence GTGGCGACCGACTACTACGCGGTCCTCGGGGTCAGGCAGGACGCCACCCAGGACGAGATCAAGAAGGCGTACCGCCGTCTCGCCCGCGAGCTGCACCCGGATGTGAACCCGGATCCGGCGACCCAGGAGCGGTTCAAGGAGATAGGGCTGGCCTACGAGGTCCTGTCCGACCCGCAGAAGCGCCAGCTCTACGACCTCGGCATGGACCCGAGCAAGGGCGGCGTGTCCGGCGCGGGCGGCTTCGGCCCGGGCTTCGCCTTCAGCGACATGATCGACGCGTTCTTCGGCGGCGGCGGCCAGCGCGGCCCCCGCTCCCGGGTGCAGCGCGGCCAGGACGCGCTGATCCGGGTGGAGATCTCGCTGCAGGACGCCGCCTTCGGCACCCAGCGCGACCTGCAGGTGGACACCGCGGTGGTCTGCCCGACCTGCTCCGGCGACGGCGCCGCCCCCGGCACCGTGCCGATCACCTGCGACATGTGCCGCGGCCGCGGCGAGGTCGGCCAGGTCAACCGGTCCTTCCTGGGCCCGGTGATGACCTCGCGGCCGTGCCCGCAGTGCCAGGGCTACGGCACCATCGTGCCCACCCCGTGCGTGGAGTGCGCCGGCGACGGACGCGTGCGCACCCGCCGCACCCTGACCGTGAAGATCCCGCCGGGCGTGGACAACGGCACCCAGATCAAGCTGGCCGGCGAGGGCGAGGTCGGCCCGGGCGCCGGGCCCGCGGGCAACCTCTACATCGAGATCGTCGAGGAGCCGCACGAGATCTTCCAGCGCCGCGGCGACGACCTGCACTGCACCGTGACCATGCCGATGACGGCGGCCTCGCTGGGCACCAAGCTCCCGCTGCAGACCCTCGACGGCCAGGTCGAGCTGGACATCCGGCCGGGCAGCCAGTCCGGGCAGTCGATCACCATGCGCGGGCGCGGCATCCAGCACCTGCGCGGCACGAGCCGGGGCGACCTGGTGGTGCACATCGAGGTCCAGACGCCGAAGAACCTCGACCCCCAGCAGGAGGAACTGCTGCGCAAGCTGGCCGTGCTGCGCGGCGAAGAGCGTCCGTCCGGGACGTTCGCGCCGGGACAGCAGGGGCTGTTCTCCCGGCTCAAGGACGCGCTGAACAACCGCTAG
- the hrcA gene encoding heat-inducible transcriptional repressor HrcA: MDEPKLDRRRLEVLRAIVEDYVATQEPVGSRALVERHNLNVSPATIRNDMALLEEEGYIHQPHTSAGRVPTDKGYRLFVDRLTNVKPLTGAERRAIHSFLDEAVDLDDVVSRTVRLLAQLTRQVAVVQYPSLSRSAVRHVELVSLSPSRVMLVLITDTGRVEQRVVEVSAIDEATLGEFRARLNALIDGRRLAEVAALVEEFTHSRPLSGPEPAEDGARGPQPAAVDALCASLLEMIVEQREERVVLGGTANLARFGQDFPDSIGPVLEALEEQVVLLKLLGEATAPSLLTVRIGRENGFDQLTTTSVVTSGYGRGEDTLAQLGVLGPTRMDYPGTMGAVSAVARYVGRILEQA; the protein is encoded by the coding sequence ATGGACGAGCCGAAGCTGGACCGCCGCCGCCTCGAGGTGCTGCGGGCCATCGTCGAGGACTACGTGGCCACCCAGGAGCCGGTGGGCTCGCGAGCCCTGGTCGAACGGCACAACCTGAACGTCTCGCCCGCGACCATACGCAACGACATGGCCCTGCTCGAGGAGGAGGGCTACATCCACCAGCCGCACACCAGCGCGGGCCGGGTGCCCACCGACAAGGGCTACCGGCTGTTCGTGGACCGGCTCACCAACGTCAAGCCGCTCACCGGCGCCGAGCGCCGGGCCATCCACAGCTTCCTGGACGAGGCGGTCGACCTCGACGACGTCGTCTCCCGCACGGTCCGGCTGCTGGCCCAGCTCACCCGGCAGGTGGCCGTCGTGCAGTACCCCTCGCTCTCCCGCTCCGCGGTGCGCCACGTCGAGCTGGTCAGCCTCTCGCCGAGCCGGGTGATGCTGGTGCTGATCACCGACACCGGCCGGGTCGAGCAGCGGGTGGTCGAGGTCAGCGCGATCGACGAGGCCACCCTGGGCGAGTTCCGGGCCCGGCTCAACGCGCTGATCGACGGCCGCCGGCTGGCCGAGGTGGCCGCCCTGGTCGAGGAGTTCACCCACTCCCGGCCGCTGTCCGGCCCCGAGCCGGCCGAGGACGGCGCCCGCGGCCCGCAGCCGGCCGCGGTGGACGCGCTGTGCGCCAGCCTGCTCGAGATGATCGTGGAGCAGCGCGAGGAGCGGGTGGTGCTCGGCGGCACGGCCAACCTGGCCCGGTTCGGGCAGGACTTCCCCGACTCCATCGGGCCGGTGCTCGAGGCGCTCGAGGAGCAGGTGGTGCTGCTCAAGCTGCTCGGCGAGGCCACCGCGCCCTCGCTGCTGACCGTCCGGATCGGCCGGGAGAACGGCTTCGACCAGCTCACCACGACCTCCGTGGTCACCAGCGGCTACGGCCGGGGCGAGGACACCCTGGCGCAGCTCGGCGTGCTCGGACCGACGAGAATGGACTACCCGGGCACGATGGGGGCGGTCTCCGCCGTTGCTAGATACGTCGGCCGTATTCTCGAACAGGCGTAG
- a CDS encoding DUF3097 family protein, giving the protein MSSKRYVPEDLLPTHRRRQKPVELEASAGLVVEETSTGYCGAVVRLEKTPGGYTVTLEDRAGKHRVFPLGPGFLFEGRPVTLVRPKPAQQAPSKSGRTASGSVAVSGLRAKVARAGRIYVEGKHDAELVERVWGDDLRIEGVVVELLGGVDELHEIAAAFDPGPGRRLGVLLDHLVPNSKETRTADRLQRGREEFILVLGHPYVDIWQAVKPASLGIPAWPVVPRSEDWKTGVCERLHRKDPSWPLDPRQAWARILSRVGSYRDLEPNLLGPVEALIDFVTAP; this is encoded by the coding sequence GTGAGCTCGAAGCGCTATGTACCCGAAGACCTGCTGCCGACGCATCGGCGGCGCCAGAAGCCGGTGGAACTCGAGGCGTCGGCCGGGCTGGTGGTGGAGGAGACCTCCACCGGCTACTGCGGCGCCGTGGTGCGGCTGGAGAAGACGCCGGGCGGATACACCGTCACCCTCGAGGACCGCGCGGGCAAGCACCGGGTCTTCCCGCTCGGCCCCGGCTTCCTGTTCGAGGGACGGCCGGTCACGCTCGTGCGCCCGAAGCCCGCGCAGCAGGCGCCGTCGAAATCCGGGCGGACCGCGTCGGGCTCGGTGGCGGTCTCCGGGCTGCGGGCGAAGGTGGCCCGGGCCGGCCGGATCTACGTGGAGGGCAAGCACGACGCCGAGCTGGTCGAGCGGGTCTGGGGCGACGACCTGCGGATCGAGGGCGTGGTGGTGGAGCTGCTCGGCGGCGTGGACGAGCTGCACGAGATCGCCGCGGCGTTCGATCCGGGCCCTGGCCGGCGCCTCGGCGTGCTGCTCGACCACCTGGTGCCCAACAGCAAGGAGACGCGCACGGCCGACCGGCTCCAGCGCGGCCGCGAGGAGTTCATCCTCGTCCTGGGCCACCCGTACGTGGACATCTGGCAGGCGGTCAAGCCCGCCTCGCTCGGCATCCCGGCCTGGCCGGTGGTGCCGCGCTCCGAGGACTGGAAGACCGGGGTGTGCGAGCGGCTGCACCGCAAGGACCCGTCCTGGCCGCTCGACCCGCGCCAGGCCTGGGCCCGGATCCTGTCCCGGGTCGGCTCGTACCGGGACCTCGAGCCGAACCTGCTCGGACCGGTCGAGGCGCTGATCGACTTCGTCACCGCGCCCTGA